Below is a genomic region from Miniphocaeibacter halophilus.
CACAACCTGATGGTCCTATAAATGCTGTAACTTCATGTTCTTCTATATTCATATTAATATTTTTTATAGCATGAAAATCCCCATAATAAGAATTAAAATTTGATATTTCAATTTTACTCATCAATTGTATCCTTTCCTAATTTTTTCGCCAGTTTTGTTGATATAAAGTTTATTGCTAATATTACTATTAATAAAACTACTCCCGTAGCATATGCTTGATTAACATTTAAACCTTCGCTAGATAAAGCATACATATGAAGGGCTAAGGTCCTTCCACCGCTGGCTTCACCAACTATTCGTGAAGGTACTTCAGCAACTGTACCTGAAGTATATAACAATGCTGCAGTTTCTCCAATTATTCTACCAATCCCTAAAATAACCCCTGCTAAAATCCCAGGCATTGCTGATGGAATAACAATTTTCAAAATCGTTCTAACTCTTCCTGCTCCCAAACCAAAGCTGGCATCTCTTAAAGGTTGGGGAACGGCAAGTAAAGCTTCTTCTGTACTTCTCATAATAAGTGGCAATATCATAATTGCAACTGTCATTGAACCGGCTAATATACTCATATTCCATTTTAAATAAATTACAAAAAATAACATGCCGAATAAGCCATAAACAATAGATGGAATTCCTGAAAGCGTATCAGCTGTTATTCTTACTAAATTTACAATTTTACTTTTTTGATTAGCGTATTCAGATAGATAAACCGCCGTTAAAATCCCCAATGGTACGGAAATTATCAATGCTAAAACTATCATAATTAATGTGTTTATAATTGCTGGCATCATCGATAGGTTTTCACTTGTATACTTCCATTGAAATAAGCCTAAGTTTAAATGAGGAACTCCTTTTATTAAAATGAAAGCTATTATAAAAAA
It encodes:
- the pstA gene encoding phosphate ABC transporter permease PstA, producing the protein MKTKSKIVKGLVYLFTGITFFSLFFIIAFILIKGVPHLNLGLFQWKYTSENLSMMPAIINTLIMIVLALIISVPLGILTAVYLSEYANQKSKIVNLVRITADTLSGIPSIVYGLFGMLFFVIYLKWNMSILAGSMTVAIMILPLIMRSTEEALLAVPQPLRDASFGLGAGRVRTILKIVIPSAMPGILAGVILGIGRIIGETAALLYTSGTVAEVPSRIVGEASGGRTLALHMYALSSEGLNVNQAYATGVVLLIVILAINFISTKLAKKLGKDTIDE